From Cellulomonas oligotrophica, a single genomic window includes:
- a CDS encoding FliH/SctL family protein, producing MPDLDFVPLPRTAPDRTAVTVPAERAARLVALTAPGDPAAPGATANRAAGFAAGYSAGYAAGARRAAAQAASEAALAAGRAASAEGARAAQHAAAVAALTVAAQAAQRREEPVLADCLDAVHAAAVELAVALLGVELSDAGRSAQAALGRALAARTPAGPVVVHLHPRDAQAVAGTDLGEDVRVVADPTLAPGDAVAEHADGHVDARLTAAVERARAALGDL from the coding sequence TTGCCTGACCTCGACTTCGTCCCCCTGCCGCGGACCGCGCCGGACCGCACGGCCGTGACCGTGCCCGCCGAGCGGGCGGCGCGCCTCGTCGCCCTCACGGCCCCCGGCGACCCCGCGGCTCCCGGCGCGACCGCGAACCGTGCCGCCGGCTTCGCCGCGGGGTACTCCGCCGGCTACGCCGCCGGTGCGCGCCGCGCCGCCGCCCAGGCCGCCTCGGAGGCAGCGCTGGCCGCCGGCCGGGCCGCGTCCGCCGAGGGCGCCCGGGCCGCGCAGCACGCCGCCGCCGTGGCCGCGCTGACCGTCGCCGCGCAGGCCGCGCAGCGCCGCGAGGAGCCGGTGCTCGCCGACTGCCTCGACGCCGTGCACGCCGCCGCCGTCGAGCTCGCCGTCGCCCTGCTGGGCGTCGAGCTGTCCGACGCGGGCCGCTCCGCGCAGGCCGCGCTCGGCCGTGCGCTGGCCGCCCGTACCCCCGCCGGGCCCGTCGTGGTGCACCTGCACCCGCGCGACGCGCAGGCCGTGGCCGGCACCGACCTCGGCGAGGACGTCCGCGTCGTCGCCGACCCGACCCTCGCCCCGGGCGACGCGGTCGCCGAGCACGCCGACGGCCACGTCGACGCCCGGCTGACCGCCGCCGTCGAGCGCGCCCGCGCGGCGCTGGGGGACCTGTGA
- a CDS encoding FliI/YscN family ATPase — translation MSTPTLTRAVATPRWGRAVDAARPEVVGTVRAVVGLAVEVAGADAAVGDLVTIGEGADAVPAEVVATSGGTSRCMPLAATHGLRAGLPVRGHGTGLRVPVGRGLLGRVLDGLGRPIDGKGPLDVEAWAPMDGAAPHPLDRARVDTPMPLGVRVLDTLVSAGRGQRLGLFAGSGVGKSSLLSMIARGTEAEVSVIALVGERGREVREFLEDDLGPEGLARSVVVVATSDQPPLVRLRSAFVATRIAEHLRDQGSHAVLMMDSLTRVAMAQREIGLSVGEPPATRGYPPSTFSLLAQLLERAGTGPTGSVTGLYTVLVDGDDHNEPIADAARSILDGHVVLDRRLAVSGHFPSVDALGSVSRVAGRVSTPEQRADAARLRAVMAARRQAQDLLDVGAYVAGSNPKVDTAVAHADAIDAFLRQGMDEAAPAAASWQHLRALVHAMGES, via the coding sequence GTGAGCACCCCGACCCTGACCCGCGCCGTCGCGACCCCCCGCTGGGGCCGCGCGGTCGACGCCGCCCGGCCCGAGGTCGTCGGCACCGTCCGTGCCGTCGTCGGCCTGGCCGTCGAGGTCGCGGGCGCCGACGCCGCCGTGGGCGACCTCGTGACCATCGGCGAGGGCGCCGACGCCGTGCCGGCCGAGGTCGTCGCGACCTCCGGCGGCACGTCGCGCTGCATGCCGCTCGCCGCCACGCACGGCCTGCGCGCGGGCCTGCCGGTCCGCGGGCACGGCACCGGGCTGCGCGTGCCGGTCGGTCGCGGGCTGCTCGGGCGCGTGCTCGACGGGCTGGGCCGCCCCATCGACGGCAAGGGCCCGCTGGACGTCGAGGCGTGGGCCCCGATGGACGGCGCCGCGCCGCACCCGCTGGACCGCGCCCGCGTCGACACCCCGATGCCGCTGGGCGTGCGCGTCCTGGACACCCTCGTCAGCGCCGGCCGCGGCCAGCGCCTCGGCCTGTTCGCCGGCTCCGGCGTCGGCAAGTCGAGCCTGCTGTCGATGATCGCCCGCGGCACCGAGGCCGAGGTCTCCGTGATCGCCCTCGTCGGCGAGCGCGGCCGTGAGGTCCGCGAGTTCCTCGAGGACGACCTGGGCCCCGAGGGCCTGGCGCGGTCCGTCGTCGTCGTCGCGACGTCCGACCAGCCCCCGCTGGTGCGGCTGCGCTCGGCGTTCGTGGCGACCCGCATCGCCGAGCACCTGCGCGACCAGGGCTCGCACGCGGTGCTGATGATGGACTCCCTGACCCGCGTGGCCATGGCGCAGCGCGAGATCGGCCTGTCCGTCGGCGAGCCGCCCGCCACCCGCGGGTACCCGCCGAGCACGTTCTCGCTGCTCGCGCAGCTGCTCGAGCGGGCCGGCACCGGCCCCACCGGCTCCGTCACCGGCCTGTACACGGTCCTGGTCGACGGCGACGACCACAACGAGCCCATCGCCGACGCGGCGCGCTCCATCCTCGACGGTCACGTCGTGCTGGACCGCCGCCTGGCGGTGTCCGGGCACTTCCCGTCGGTCGACGCGCTCGGCTCGGTGTCCCGCGTCGCGGGCCGCGTCTCGACGCCCGAGCAGCGGGCGGACGCCGCCCGGCTGCGCGCGGTCATGGCGGCCCGCCGCCAGGCCCAGGACCTGCTCGACGTCGGCGCGTACGTCGCCGGGTCGAACCCGAAGGTCGACACGGCCGTGGCGCACGCCGACGCGATCGACGCGTTCCTGCGCCAGGGCATGGACGAGGCCGCACCCGCGGCCGCGTCGTGGCAGCACCTGCGCGCCCTCGTGCACGCGATGGGAGAGTCATGA
- the fliJ gene encoding flagellar export protein FliJ, with protein MSRPFPLAGLLRLRAMAEDQAVGELAAARRDQRSAAERAGRTAERLGSWQPPAAADLAAWQAAVAARVALSSLLVEHTDDVDRADHVVADKQQRWTAARTRTRAVERLEEKHVEQVATEEGRAEQAALDEVAGRRVDPTAPPGDGGAS; from the coding sequence ATGAGCCGCCCGTTCCCGCTCGCCGGCCTGCTGCGCCTGCGGGCGATGGCCGAGGACCAGGCCGTCGGCGAGCTCGCCGCGGCCCGCCGCGACCAGCGCAGCGCCGCCGAGCGCGCCGGCCGCACGGCCGAGCGTCTCGGCTCGTGGCAGCCGCCGGCCGCCGCGGACCTCGCCGCCTGGCAGGCGGCCGTCGCGGCACGCGTCGCGCTGTCGTCGCTGCTCGTCGAGCACACCGACGACGTGGACCGCGCCGACCACGTGGTCGCCGACAAGCAGCAGCGCTGGACCGCCGCGCGGACCCGGACCCGGGCCGTCGAGCGCCTCGAGGAGAAGCACGTCGAGCAGGTCGCGACCGAGGAGGGGCGCGCCGAGCAGGCGGCGCTCGACGAGGTCGCGGGCCGTCGGGTCGACCCGACGGCGCCTCCCGGTGACGGGGGTGCCTCGTGA
- a CDS encoding C40 family peptidase: MSGVVAMLGRVAEIRAFVQAPVPTSVRATAAAAPSAASTEAFAAALGLATGATAASTTTSPAAASTTTVPTAAAPPTAAPTAAAPAPAAGGATGDALVAAASAYLGQPYVWGGESLAEGGFDCSGLVQRSLADIGVTGVPRTAREQMTTGTEVPSLDDARPGDLVVLGGGSHIGIYVGEGKMIDAPRPGKTVTVRDVYAEPTTIRRVLPDAAPTAAAASAQARTLASFAGVTS, from the coding sequence GTGAGCGGCGTCGTGGCGATGCTGGGCCGGGTCGCGGAGATCCGGGCGTTCGTGCAGGCACCGGTGCCGACGTCCGTGCGGGCGACCGCCGCGGCGGCCCCGTCGGCCGCGTCCACGGAGGCGTTCGCCGCGGCCCTCGGCCTGGCCACGGGCGCGACCGCCGCCTCGACCACCACCTCGCCCGCCGCGGCGTCGACCACGACCGTGCCCACGGCAGCGGCACCGCCGACCGCAGCTCCGACGGCTGCCGCACCCGCGCCCGCCGCCGGCGGTGCCACGGGGGACGCGCTCGTCGCGGCCGCGAGCGCCTACCTGGGGCAGCCGTACGTGTGGGGCGGGGAGTCCCTCGCCGAGGGCGGCTTCGACTGCTCGGGCCTGGTGCAGCGCTCGCTCGCCGACATCGGCGTCACGGGTGTGCCGCGCACGGCCCGCGAGCAGATGACGACGGGCACCGAGGTCCCGTCGCTGGACGACGCCCGGCCCGGGGACCTCGTGGTCCTCGGCGGCGGCTCGCACATCGGCATCTACGTGGGGGAGGGCAAGATGATCGACGCACCACGCCCGGGGAAGACCGTGACGGTCCGCGACGTGTACGCGGAGCCGACGACGATCCGCCGCGTGCTGCCGGACGCGGCGCCGACGGCTGCGGCGGCCTCCGCCCAGGCCCGCACGCTCGCCTCCTTCGCGGGGGTGACGTCATGA
- a CDS encoding flagellar hook-length control protein FliK — translation MTTMLLPVQAPTPARTPAAGSSRSSEGGFADALQAEMGPAADRPSASRPHERASDRASDAAADRAGDRASGTGARPAADGPSSEPATGTGATDDAATEAAPTSTPTAAGAGEGTTAPAAAPTVVALTAQQLAAQQVTAQQVAAQQLAGQPVAPTAPAGEPATAAEGGTVAAATPLPAGAATTTPAGVAAPAAPAPVAAPAAGEQGSADAAAPAGAAPAGTASAGTTGTASAGTTPAAATPAAAAPLATDESPRAGRAPAAPTAPATPDVAVRVDAAPGAVTAASPAPAAQAPAPAAAPAPAPAPAATVPVPLAEQLGARLRHVGGLDQGKHVLTVPVDPENLGPVRVVAHISGDGVRLELAGASEAAREALKGSLADLRRDLQAAGLKADVGLSGGDAGRAQQQAGDASTGRGTSDRSAAGHRPGDGTTDRAGTVPTTPAPDPATARRGGLDLVL, via the coding sequence ATGACCACGATGCTCCTGCCCGTGCAGGCGCCGACCCCGGCGCGCACCCCGGCCGCCGGGTCGTCGCGCTCGTCCGAGGGCGGGTTCGCCGACGCCCTGCAGGCCGAGATGGGCCCCGCCGCCGACCGGCCGTCGGCCTCCCGCCCGCACGAGCGCGCGTCCGACCGGGCGTCCGACGCCGCGGCCGACCGTGCCGGTGACCGTGCGTCCGGCACCGGTGCCCGGCCTGCCGCCGACGGTCCGTCCTCGGAGCCCGCGACGGGCACCGGCGCGACGGACGACGCCGCGACCGAGGCCGCGCCCACGTCCACGCCGACCGCCGCAGGTGCCGGTGAGGGCACGACGGCGCCCGCGGCGGCACCGACGGTCGTGGCGCTCACCGCCCAGCAGCTCGCGGCCCAGCAGGTGACCGCCCAGCAGGTGGCCGCCCAGCAGCTCGCGGGCCAGCCCGTCGCGCCGACGGCACCCGCGGGCGAGCCGGCGACGGCGGCCGAGGGCGGCACCGTCGCCGCGGCGACGCCGCTGCCCGCCGGCGCCGCCACCACGACCCCGGCCGGGGTCGCCGCCCCGGCGGCTCCCGCCCCGGTGGCTGCTCCCGCGGCCGGCGAGCAGGGCTCGGCGGACGCCGCCGCGCCCGCCGGCGCCGCACCTGCGGGCACCGCCTCGGCGGGCACCACCGGCACCGCGTCCGCAGGCACCACGCCCGCCGCCGCGACCCCGGCCGCTGCGGCGCCGCTCGCGACCGACGAGTCGCCGCGCGCGGGCCGGGCGCCGGCCGCGCCGACGGCACCGGCGACGCCCGACGTCGCGGTGCGGGTCGACGCCGCACCCGGCGCGGTCACCGCGGCCTCCCCGGCACCGGCCGCGCAGGCCCCGGCGCCCGCCGCCGCCCCCGCGCCGGCACCCGCACCGGCGGCGACGGTCCCCGTCCCGCTCGCCGAGCAGCTCGGTGCGCGGCTGCGCCACGTGGGCGGCCTCGACCAGGGCAAGCACGTGCTGACCGTCCCCGTCGACCCGGAGAACCTCGGCCCCGTGCGGGTCGTCGCGCACATCTCCGGCGACGGGGTGCGGCTCGAGCTCGCGGGTGCGTCGGAGGCGGCGCGCGAGGCCCTCAAGGGCTCGCTCGCCGACCTGCGCCGCGACCTGCAGGCCGCCGGCCTCAAGGCCGACGTGGGGCTGTCCGGCGGCGACGCCGGGCGCGCCCAGCAGCAGGCGGGTGACGCGTCGACCGGGCG